A single genomic interval of Dromiciops gliroides isolate mDroGli1 chromosome 1, mDroGli1.pri, whole genome shotgun sequence harbors:
- the LOC122744163 gene encoding T-box-containing protein TBX6L-like produces METVELGQPVRETRDSKGKQATAASSAHSPITASLEDLALWTQFYQAGTEMVITKSGRRMFPQCKIRLSGLVPYLKYVVLADFVPMDNFRYKWSKDQWEVAGKAEPQLPGRSYIHPDSPAYGSHWMKEPVSFHKVKLTNNTLDQHGHIILHSMHRYQPRFLVVQADDLFNICWSSFQAFSFPQTAFISVTAYQNEQITRLKIDNNPFAKGFREQGKKPRRAHRLSPARGQKRKRLGELVSSPECEKSVLAKEETGEVQDDASPGSVSRRFSPFWGPLGLPRASAPGEQREEPPKEAAGPSPGPYPAYRFQDYGPSIWETIPVSDRRSRPVLPGSVLSGVEPELRQLPRGCAPPDKAGPHGPLYPPYNPEAGSGQWLVPTPAHGQPRPFPALDGAAAHGGSPDWGQCPLFSYACWPGTRPGRNNENPQYPGPSRVRLRPRLEVGEEPASALKVASVAVGSLWKLLEPSGGREMVWLLRPRGYGLTQSPKVPAFVQA; encoded by the exons ATGGAGACCGTGGAGCTCGGCCAACCCGTGCgagaaaccagggattccaagggGAAGCA GGCCACAGCAGCCTCTAGTGCCCACAGCCCCATCACCGCCTCTTTGGAGGATCTGGCACTCTGGACCCAATTCTACCAGGCCGGCACTGAGATGGTCATCACCAAATCGGGCAG GCGGATGTTCCCTCAGTGCAAAATCCGGCTCTCCGGCTTGGTCCCTTACCTCAAGTATGTGGTGTTGGCAGATTTTGTGCCGATGGACAACTTCAGGTACAAG TGGAGCAAAGACCAGTGGGAGGTGGCGGGCAAGGCGGAGCCTCAGCTCCCTGGCCGCTCCTACATCCACCCGGACTCACCGGCCTATGGCAGTCACTGGATGAAGGAGCCCGTGTCCTTCCACAAAGTGAAACTGACCAACAACACCTTGGACCAGCACGGCCAC ATCATCCTGCACTCCATGCACCGCTACCAGCCGCGCTTCCTCGTGGTCCAAGCCGATGACCTCTTCAACATCTGCTGGAGCAGCTTTCAAGCCTTCAGCTTTCCCCAGACGGCCTTTATCTCAGTCACGGCCTACCAGAATGAGCAG atCACCAGACTTAAGATTGACAACAATCCCTTTGCGAAAGGTTTCCGTGAGCAAGGGAAGAAGCCGAGAAG GGCTCACAGACTCAGCCCAGCCCGGGGGCAGAAGAGGAAGAGGCTTGGGGAGCTGGTCTCCAGCCCTGAGTGTGAGAAATCTG TTCTGGCCaaggaagagactggggaggTCCAGGACGATGCCAGCCCTGGGTCAGTCAGCCGCAGGTTCTCCCCTTTCTGGGGGCCCCTCGGGCTCCCCAGGGCCTCCGCACCAGGGGAGCAGAGAGAGGAGCCACCGAAAGAAGCAGCAGGGCCCAGCCCCGGGCCTTACCCTGCATACAG GTTCCAGGACTATGGTCCTAGCATCTGGGAAACTATTCCTGTCAGTGATCGGCGGTCCAGGCCGGTGCTTCCAGGTTCTGTTCTCTCTGGGGTTGAGCCAGAGCTCAGACAGCTGCCCAGGGGCTGTGCTCCTCCAGACAAGGCTGGCCCCCATGGTCCCCTGTACCCTCCCTATAACCCAGAGGCTGGCTCAGGCCAGTGGCTGGTCCCCACACCTGCCCACGGACAGCCCCGGCCCTTCCCTGCCCTGGATGGTGCTGCCGCCCACGGGGGCTCCCCAGACTGGGGCCAGTGCCCCCTCTTTTCCTACGCTTGCTG GCCTGGCACCCGGCCTGGGAGGAATAATGAGAACCCCCAATACCCGGGCCCCTCCAGAGTGAGGCTGAGGCCGAGGTTAGAGGTGGGAGAAGAGCCTGCATCTGCCCTGAAGGTGGCTTCGGTGGCTGTGGGAAG cctttGGAAGCTGCTGGAGCCATCAGGAGGCAGAGAGATGGTATGGCTCTTGAGGCCCAGAGGGTATGGGCTCACCCAGTCACCAAAGGTGCCTGCCTTTGTGCAGGCTTAA